The following nucleotide sequence is from Thiovulum sp. ES.
ACCGCTTTAGATCTGGCAAAAACCGTAGGATATCCTCTCATGATAAAGGCGGCCGCTGGTGGAGGAGGGAAGGGGATGAGGGTGGTAAAAAACGAGGAAGAGTTAAAGGAATTGTTTCCCTTGGCCTCAGCAGAGGCCTTATCCGCATTCGGGGACGGCAGGTTATACTTGGAGAGGCTTGTATTAAACCCTCACCACATAGAGGTTCAGATAATAGCGGACAAACACGGAAACGTTTTCGCTTTGGGAGAGAGGGAATGTTCCCTACAGAGGAGGCACCAGAAGTTCATAGAGGAGTCCCCATCCCCAACCATAGACGATAAAACCAGGAAGGAAATCATGGAGGCCGCAAAGGCGTTCGCAAGGGAGATCGGATATACGAACGCTGGAACCGTTGAGTTTTTGTACGACGAGGATAGGGGAAAATTCTACTTTTTGGAGATGAACGCAAGGTTACAGGTTGAGCACCCTGTCACCGAGATGCGCACGAACTTGGACCTCGTCGAACTTCAGATAAAGGTAGCACTCGGAGAAAGGCTAAAATTGGACGATCTATCCTTTAACGGGCATTCGATAGAGGCCAGGGTAAACGCTGAGGACCCTTACGAGGATTTCGTACCGTCAAGCGGTAAGATCGAGTTTTTGAGGGAACCCTCCGGACCCTTTATAAGGGTAGACAGCGGAATATACGAAGGATACGAGGTTCCCATATTTTACGACCCGATCCTCTCAAAGGTGATCTCCTTTGGAAGAACGAGGGAAGAAGCAAGGAGAAGGCTTTTAAGGGCCCTCGGAGAATATACGATCTTCGGCATAAGGACGAACATACCCTACCTTATAGAGGTCCTCGAGAGTGAGGCCTTCGTCTCGGGTAAATATACCACAAACTTTTCTAAAACGTTCGAGTTTGTTCCCCAATATCCCGATTACCTTGCGAAGCTTTCCGCTTTATACGAGCCCCCAAAGGTAACCCACAATGTTTCCCGAAACCGCGCAAACACTTGGAAGCTTTTTAAGGATTATTCCGAATTTTGAGGGTGTTTTATCTGCTTTCGGGTTTCTTTTTCGTTTTTCTCGGAATTTTGGGAGCTTTTTTGCCCGTAATGCCTTCGACAGTTTTTTTCATAATAGCATCCTATTTCTTTGCAAAAAGTTCAAGGAGGTTTCACCGAATGCTGCTTTCCATCCCCCACGTTGGAAAACAAATAGAATTTTGGGAGAAGCATAAGGCACTTCCACGAAGGGTTAAAAATTTGGCGGTTTTATCTTCGGCGGGAGGCATCCTCATAAGCGCCGTTTTGTTCGCTATCTTCGGAAAATATCTCATCTCGTTTACGGTCGTTCTTTTAGGCATTCCGATGTTTTTGATGGTTTTGAAACTTAAGGTTTATGGAAATTAGAATACCAGCACCCGCAAAGGTAAACCTATCCCTTTGGATAACCGGAAGGTTACCAAACGGTTATCACAGGATACTCACATTGTTCTACAAGATCCCAATTTATGACGAACTTTGGGTTGAGGAGTGGGAAGAAATAAAGGTAACGTGCGAGGGCATAAGAAGTGGATCCACCAACACGGTATACAAGGCCTTAAATTACCTAAGCGAGTACGTGGGAAAGAAAATTTGCTTAAAGGTTAGAATAAAAAAGAGGATCCCCATAGGTGGGGGATTGGGTGGGGGTTCTAGCGACGCCGCTGCGGTTTTAAAGGCGGCAAACGAGATATTTAAACTCGGATTGAGCGTAAGGGAACTGTCGGAAGTTGCAATTAAAGTTGGGGCCGATGTTCCGTTCTTTATCCTTCCCAATAGGGCCGCAATAGGTAGGGGGATAGGCGAGGATCTCGAACCTTTAGATATAAA
It contains:
- a CDS encoding hypothetical protein (PFAM: Protein of unknown function (DUF454)), translated to MRVFYLLSGFFFVFLGILGAFLPVMPSTVFFIIASYFFAKSSRRFHRMLLSIPHVGKQIEFWEKHKALPRRVKNLAVLSSAGGILISAVLFAIFGKYLISFTVVLLGIPMFLMVLKLKVYGN
- a CDS encoding 4-diphosphocytidyl-2C-methyl-D-erythritol 2-phosphate synthase (PFAM: GHMP kinases C terminal; GHMP kinases N terminal domain~TIGRFAM: 4-diphosphocytidyl-2C-methyl-D-erythritol kinase); its protein translation is MFYKIPIYDELWVEEWEEIKVTCEGIRSGSTNTVYKALNYLSEYVGKKICLKVRIKKRIPIGGGLGGGSSDAAAVLKAANEIFKLGLSVRELSEVAIKVGADVPFFILPNRAAIGRGIGEDLEPLDINVRGKWILVFPAFPVPTKFAYSLIESKGKYTPEDEAEEKLKELIKGLKEGKEVRFENDFEDVVFEKFPEIGEIKGSLVKMGWNSSMSGSGSSVFGLNGEGIEEMKSSYRIWFWEE
- a CDS encoding acetyl/propionyl-CoA carboxylase, alpha subunit (PFAM: Carbamoyl-phosphate synthase L chain, ATP binding domain; Biotin carboxylase C-terminal domain; Carbamoyl-phosphate synthase L chain, N-terminal domain); protein product: MRVLIANRGEIAVRIERTLRDIGFESVAIFSEPDRKALHVINADYALEIGGDTPQTSYLDIGKILWVVRKSRAEMVHPGYGFLSERPEFAYEIEKHGVIFIGPDSEAMRLAGDKVEARKIAARAGIPLLEGTDALDDLKTALDLAKTVGYPLMIKAAAGGGGKGMRVVKNEEELKELFPLASAEALSAFGDGRLYLERLVLNPHHIEVQIIADKHGNVFALGERECSLQRRHQKFIEESPSPTIDDKTRKEIMEAAKAFAREIGYTNAGTVEFLYDEDRGKFYFLEMNARLQVEHPVTEMRTNLDLVELQIKVALGERLKLDDLSFNGHSIEARVNAEDPYEDFVPSSGKIEFLREPSGPFIRVDSGIYEGYEVPIFYDPILSKVISFGRTREEARRRLLRALGEYTIFGIRTNIPYLIEVLESEAFVSGKYTTNFSKTFEFVPQYPDYLAKLSALYEPPKVTHNVSRNRANTWKLFKDYSEF